The proteins below are encoded in one region of Numenius arquata chromosome W, bNumArq3.hap1.1, whole genome shotgun sequence:
- the LOC141476765 gene encoding LOW QUALITY PROTEIN: adenosine 5'-monophosphoramidase HINT1-like (The sequence of the model RefSeq protein was modified relative to this genomic sequence to represent the inferred CDS: deleted 1 base in 1 codon) yields MEKAEGRSTTRRGSLRGLANVFSLHPQVGSLRAPRARKLPEPRGREQAKTTDETANRDAGSAGGDLAAQWAPRRAWPSGGSAGATTGVVVADELIGARAAWPGGATAVFGKIIGKALPANVAYEDEECLAFRDLSPQAPTLLLVMPKEPVIRLSEAEDSGECLLGHLMTVGKKRAAHLGLANGFRMVVDEGPEGGQPVCRVHLRILGGRQLGWPPG; encoded by the exons GGTCGCAGCACTACACGGCGCGGATCCCTCCGCGGACTCGCCAacgtcttctccctccacccccaggtcgGATCCCTCCGCGCCCCGAGGGCACGCAAGCTCCCTGAGCCCCG GGGACGGGAACAAGCGAAAACGACAGACGAGACAGCCAATCGAGACGCGGGGTCGGCCGGCGGCGATCTGGCGGCCCAATGGGCGCCGCGGAGGGCCTGGCCGAGCGGAGGAAGCGCGGGGGCGACAACGGGCGTTGTCGTGGCTGACGAGCTTATTGGGGCGCGGGCCGCCTGGCCCGGTGGCGCCACTGCTGTCTTCGGAAAGATCATCGGCAAGGCGCTT CCCGCCAACGTCGCCTACGAGGACGAGGAG tgccttgcgttccgtgatctttccccccaagctccgacgcttctcctagtcatgcctaaggagccagttatcaggttatctgaagcagaagattctgGTGAATGC ctgcttgggcatttaatgactgttggcaagaagcgtgctgctcacctgggcctGGCCAATGGATTCCGGATGGTTGTGGATGAAGGGCCCGAGGGTGGGCAGCCTGTGTGTCGCGTACATCTACGTATTCTGGGTGGCCGTCAGTTGGGCTGGCCGCCTGGCTAA
- the LOC141476766 gene encoding LOW QUALITY PROTEIN: adenosine 5'-monophosphoramidase HINT1-like (The sequence of the model RefSeq protein was modified relative to this genomic sequence to represent the inferred CDS: deleted 1 base in 1 codon), with protein MEKAEGRSTTRRGSLRGLANVFSLHPQVGSLRAPRARKLPEPRGREQAKTTDETANRDAGSAGGDLAAQWAPRRAWPSGGSAGATTGVVVADELIGARAAWPGGATAVFGKIIGKALPANVAYEDEECLAFRDLSPQAPTLLLVMPKEPVIRLSEAEDSGECLLGHLMTVGKKRAAHLGLANGFRMVVDEGPEGGQPVCRVHLRILGGRQLGWPPG; from the exons ATGGAGAAGGCCGAG GGTCGCAGCACTACACGGCGCGGATCCCTCCGCGGACTCGCCAacgtcttctccctccacccccaggtcgGATCCCTCCGCGCCCCGAGGGCACGCAAGCTCCCTGAGCCCCG GGGACGGGAACAAGCGAAAACGACAGACGAGACAGCCAATCGAGACGCGGGGTCGGCCGGCGGCGATCTGGCGGCCCAATGGGCGCCGCGGAGGGCCTGGCCGAGCGGAGGAAGCGCGGGGGCGACAACGGGCGTTGTCGTGGCTGACGAGCTTATTGGGGCGCGGGCCGCCTGGCCCGGTGGCGCCACTGCTGTCTTCGGAAAGATCATCGGCAAGGCGCTT CCCGCCAACGTCGCCTACGAGGACGAGGAG tgccttgcgttccgtgatctttccccccaagctccgacgcttctcctagtcatgcctaaggagccagttatcaggttatctgaagcagaagattctgGTGAATGC ctgcttgggcatttaatgactgttggcaagaagcgtgctgctcacctgggcctGGCCAATGGATTCCGGATGGTTGTGGATGAAGGGCCCGAGGGTGGGCAGCCTGTGTGTCGCGTACATCTACGTATTCTGGGTGGCCGTCAGTTGGGCTGGCCGCCTGGCTAA